Proteins encoded in a region of the Zea mays cultivar B73 chromosome 2, Zm-B73-REFERENCE-NAM-5.0, whole genome shotgun sequence genome:
- the LOC103648913 gene encoding uncharacterized protein has protein sequence MTSSSFNVGESSRAREQPASDEVLEFQPRPWVAPQPQPHRRRRRRRRQKQSAPSVTPAMASSSFNVGESSRAREQPASDEVLEFQPRPWVAPQPQPHRRRRRRRRQKQSAPSATPAMASSLFNVGESSRAREQPARDEVLEFQPRPWVAPQPQPHPRRRRQRRHRQSAPSATPAMASSSFNVGESSRAREQTARDVALEFQPRPWVALSSIPIVLDARDERASMLAPGVTDFVFALQHPLLRPSYLVLPGRIVPGPRSLSFPYVVSTCSDRLLFRVTHGGSVWDYSYFLCDIHARTAALLPDVPANLGVSTLPRRSIGLIADRRHVGHYMVAQLQPTSMRTILLCYSTCTDQWTARTLASHPNHEPSGVDGVIAHGGLLWWVDIASGVHVCDPFADNADLHLRFIPLPVCCQMSRLDKLVSPFELVHQRRLIRPSDGKLRYVEIQGVPFVPAANKQPLLNPRVCMFTLVSQENRHYWVHQYTATFADIFADAVLPSGVVPWLALVDPNIPHLLYFFLNRTLFVVDAHAKLVVRRLEYPVDMDKAELRFQTSRFVDAWLLPPRLTSVMLINYLGNAPAGRSGIRETNDEGTDGSDFDQTAALLSQMEIKSQPDRD, from the exons ATGACGTCGTCGTCGTTCAATGTGGGGGAGTCGTCTCGCGCCCGTGAGCAACCAGCGAGCGACGAGGTGCTCGAGTTCCAGCCCCGCCCGTGGGTGGCACCGCAGCCGCAGCCCCATCGACGCCGCCGCCGACGACGCAGGCAGAAGCAGAGCGCACCCAGCGTCACGCCAGCCATGGCATCGTCGTCGTTCAATGTGGGGGAGTCGTCTCGCGCCCGTGAGCAACCAGCGAGCGACGAGGTGCTCGAGTTCCAGCCCCGCCCGTGGGTGGCACCGCAGCCGCAGCCCCATCGACGCCGCCGCCGACGACGCAGGCAGAAGCAGAGCGCACCCAGCGCCACGCCAGCCATGGCATCGTCGTTGTTCAATGTGGGGGAGTCGTCTCGCGCCCGTGAGCAACCAGCGCGCGACGAGGTGCTCGAGTTCCAGCCCCGCCCATGGGTGGCACCGCAGCCGCAGCCCCATCCACGCCGCCGCCGACAACGCAGGCATAGGCAGAGCGCACCCAGCGCCACGCCAGCCATGGCGTCGTCGTCGTTCAATGTGGGGGAGTCGTCTCGCGCCCGTGAGCAAACAGCGCGCGACGTGGCGCTCGAGTTCCAGCCCCGCCCGTGGGTGGCACTCTCCTCCATCCCCATCGTCCTCGACGCCAGAGACGAGCGGGCATCGATGCTCGCGCCTGGCGTCACCGACTTTGTTTTCGCCCTGCAGCACCCGCTGCTCAGGCCGTCCTACCTGGTCCTGCCCGGGCGCATCGTCCCGGGCCCCAGGTCGTTAAGCTTCCCCTACGTCGTCTCCACCTGCTCCGATCGCCTGCTCTTCCGGGTTACCCACGGCGGCAGCGTCTGGGACTACTCCTATTTCCTCTGCGACATCCACGCCCGCACTGCCGCCCTCCTCCCCGACGTCCCAGCCAACCTCGGCGTCAGCACCTTGCCGCGACGAAGCATCGGCCTCATCGCCGACCGGCGACACGTTGGCCACTACATGGTGGCCCAGCTGCAGCCCACCTCCATGAGGACGATCTTGCTCTGCTACTCCACCTGCACCGACCAGTGGACCGCCAGGACGCTGGCCTCCCACCCGAACCACGAGCCCTCGGGCGTTGACGGCGTCATCGCCCACGGCGGCCTCCTCTGGTGGGTCGACATCGCCAGCGGCGTGCATGTTTGTGACCCTTTCGCCGACAACGCCGACCTGCACCTGCGCTTCATCCCACTCCCGGTCTGCTGCCAGATGTCGAGGCTCGACAAGCTCGTCAGCCCCTTTGAGCTCGTGCACCAGCGACGCCTCATCAGGCCCAGCGACGGCAAGCTGCGCTACGTCGAGATCCAGGGAGTCCCCTTTGTTCCGGCTGCCAACAAGCAGCCCTTGTTGAACCCTCGGGTTTGCATGTTCACGCTCGTCAGCCAGGAGAACCGACATTACTGGGTACACCAGTACACGGCGACCTTCGCCGACATCTTCGCCGACGCTGTCCTGCCGTCGGGCGTGGTGCCCTGGCTCGCCCTCGTCGACCCCAACATCCCCCATCTCCTCTACTTCTTCCTGAACAGGACGCTCTTCGTAGTAGACGCACACGCCAAGCTGGTCGTGCGCCGCTTGGAATACCCGGTAGACATGGATAAAGCGGAGCTCAGGTTCCAGACCTCCCGCTTCGTTGATGCCTGGTTGCTGCCACCAAGGTTGACGAGTGTGATGTTAATTAACTATCTCGGCAATGCGCCAGCCG GTCGGAGCGGGATTCGGGAGACTAATGACGAAGGAACGGATGGATCTGATTTCGACCAAACAGCAGCTTTGTTGTCTCAGATGGAGATCAAGAGCCAGCCAGATAGGGATTAG